From a region of the Candidatus Jettenia caeni genome:
- a CDS encoding type I restriction modification enzyme S subunit: MTKNFPRVPLRELLIPVSRPESVDTEKEYRILGAHWYAKGLYVKDIKSGSEIQANKVYRVEKGDFVYNRLFAWKGSFAVATDENHSCYVSNEFPCFKVNPERIDAQYLWHYFSRAVVWEEALGLSTGGTPTSRNRLKEEKLLAMQIPLPPLPEQRRIVVKIEELAAKIEEACRLRQQVMKETEALLCAEMTKFFNNEQKKWTVLPIRESPIELNRETRNPANTNPNDEFQYLDISNVEGGTGRILNTQILLGRDAPSRARRVIRQDDIVMSTVRPNLKSFTIIPSELDNQICSTGFAVFSCHTDIEPKFLLYQMFSNYFVDQCTESMKGGHYPAINERNLLRVNLILPPISEQRKIVAYLDSIQAKADHLKYLQAEIEAELDALLPSILDKAFRGKL; the protein is encoded by the coding sequence ATGACTAAAAACTTCCCTAGAGTACCTTTAAGAGAATTACTAATACCTGTCAGTAGGCCAGAATCTGTTGACACTGAGAAGGAGTACCGCATTCTTGGAGCACACTGGTATGCTAAGGGGCTGTACGTAAAAGATATCAAATCAGGATCAGAGATTCAGGCTAATAAGGTCTATCGTGTTGAAAAGGGCGATTTTGTATATAACCGCCTTTTCGCCTGGAAAGGTTCTTTTGCCGTTGCAACAGATGAAAACCATAGTTGCTACGTATCAAACGAGTTTCCTTGCTTTAAAGTAAATCCAGAACGGATTGATGCTCAGTATTTATGGCATTATTTCAGTCGTGCTGTAGTTTGGGAAGAAGCCCTTGGGTTGAGCACTGGTGGAACACCTACAAGTCGAAACCGGCTAAAGGAAGAGAAACTCCTTGCTATGCAAATCCCTCTTCCCCCTCTTCCAGAGCAGCGCCGCATTGTGGTGAAGATTGAGGAACTGGCTGCTAAGATCGAGGAGGCATGCAGGCTGCGGCAGCAAGTAATGAAAGAAACCGAAGCACTATTGTGTGCAGAAATGACTAAATTCTTCAATAATGAACAGAAAAAATGGACTGTCTTACCTATTAGAGAAAGCCCGATTGAATTGAACCGAGAAACACGTAACCCGGCGAATACGAATCCTAATGACGAATTTCAATATCTCGATATTTCTAATGTGGAAGGAGGCACAGGGCGTATATTAAATACACAGATACTATTAGGACGCGATGCTCCATCCAGAGCACGGAGAGTTATACGGCAAGACGATATTGTTATGTCAACCGTACGTCCAAATCTGAAAAGCTTTACAATTATTCCTTCCGAACTTGACAATCAAATATGTTCAACAGGTTTTGCAGTATTTTCTTGCCATACTGATATCGAGCCTAAATTCTTACTATACCAAATGTTTTCTAATTATTTTGTTGATCAATGTACTGAGAGTATGAAGGGAGGGCATTACCCAGCAATAAACGAAAGAAATCTTCTGCGAGTCAATTTAATCCTTCCGCCTATTTCCGAACAGCGCAAAATCGTTGCCTACTTAGATAGCATTCAAGCAAAGGCAGACCACCTCAAATACCTTCAGGCTGAAATAGAAGCCGAGCTTGATGCCCTGCTGCCCTCAATCCTTGACAAGGCATTTCGAGGTAAGCTATGA
- a CDS encoding type I restriction modification enzyme M subunit has protein sequence MARKSKTETPKTTAQQLGSLIKSARDIMRKDKGLNGDLDRLPMLTWILFLKFLDDMEKMRETEATLEGKKFKPAIEPPYRWRDWAAKEDGITGDELIAFINNEETSRPDGTIGPGLFTYLRDLHGANGGDRRDVIATVFKGTINRMVNGYLLRDVMNKVNNIHFTASEEIHTLSHLYETMLKEMRDTAGDSGEFYTPRSVIRFMVEVTDPRLGDVVLDPACGTGGFLVETFEHLRKQCKRTENVRKLQKESIFGADAKPLPYLLCQMNLLLHGLEYPQIDPGNSLRFPLREIGDKDRVDVILTNPPFGGEEERGILSNFPEDKQTAETALLFLQLIMRKLRRPIGGKKGGRCGIVVPNGTLFGDGVCARIKKELLEEFNLHTIVRLPNGVFAPYTGIPTNLLFFERDGAAREIWYYEIPLPEGRKQYTKTQPMQFEEFKPVIEWWKDRRENEHAWKVSAGKIIENGYNLDVKNPNGKQDLEHLPPEQLVESILRKELRIAEIMNEIKQILAEGIKP, from the coding sequence ATGGCACGAAAGTCAAAAACCGAAACGCCAAAAACTACAGCGCAGCAGCTTGGCAGTTTAATCAAATCTGCGCGTGATATTATGCGCAAGGATAAGGGTTTAAATGGCGACCTGGACCGCCTCCCAATGCTCACCTGGATACTGTTCTTAAAATTCCTCGATGATATGGAGAAGATGAGGGAAACCGAGGCAACACTTGAAGGAAAAAAGTTTAAGCCGGCAATCGAACCTCCCTATCGATGGAGGGATTGGGCTGCAAAAGAGGATGGAATTACCGGAGATGAACTCATCGCATTTATAAACAACGAGGAAACAAGCAGGCCTGATGGAACAATCGGACCGGGTCTATTTACCTACTTGAGGGATTTACACGGTGCAAACGGAGGTGACAGGCGCGATGTAATTGCCACGGTATTTAAGGGGACAATAAACCGTATGGTTAACGGATATCTCCTGCGTGATGTTATGAATAAAGTCAACAACATCCATTTCACCGCTTCTGAAGAAATCCATACCTTATCTCATCTTTATGAGACCATGCTAAAAGAGATGAGAGATACCGCAGGAGATTCAGGAGAATTCTACACGCCTCGTTCGGTAATCCGTTTCATGGTTGAAGTAACAGATCCGAGGCTAGGCGACGTAGTGCTCGATCCTGCCTGTGGTACGGGAGGATTCCTGGTTGAGACATTTGAACATCTCAGGAAACAGTGCAAAAGGACAGAAAATGTTCGGAAATTACAGAAGGAGTCAATTTTTGGCGCAGATGCAAAACCACTACCCTATTTACTATGTCAGATGAATCTACTCCTTCACGGCCTTGAGTATCCACAAATAGATCCAGGGAATTCACTCCGTTTCCCATTAAGGGAAATAGGGGATAAGGATAGAGTGGATGTCATACTTACCAATCCGCCATTTGGAGGAGAAGAGGAACGAGGGATACTTTCGAATTTTCCGGAGGACAAACAGACCGCCGAGACGGCGCTGCTTTTTCTTCAATTGATAATGAGAAAATTGAGAAGGCCAATAGGTGGAAAAAAAGGTGGTAGATGCGGCATCGTCGTTCCTAATGGTACCCTGTTTGGGGACGGCGTGTGTGCCCGCATCAAAAAAGAACTACTGGAAGAGTTTAATCTGCATACCATTGTACGCCTGCCCAACGGCGTCTTTGCGCCTTATACAGGAATTCCTACAAATCTGCTATTTTTTGAACGGGATGGCGCTGCCAGAGAAATCTGGTATTACGAGATACCCTTACCTGAAGGCCGGAAGCAGTATACCAAAACGCAGCCCATGCAGTTTGAGGAATTTAAACCGGTTATTGAGTGGTGGAAGGACAGACGGGAAAATGAGCATGCGTGGAAGGTTTCTGCCGGGAAGATCATCGAAAACGGTTATAACCTTGACGTCAAAAACCCAAACGGTAAGCAGGATTTAGAACACCTGCCGCCAGAGCAATTAGTTGAGTCCATCCTTAGGAAAGAACTCAGAATTGCAGAAATCATGAATGAGATCAAACAGATTCTGGCAGAAGGCATAAAACCATGA
- a CDS encoding type I restriction-modification system R subunit gives MMTEADTCRKYVLPKLYTAGWNDDQISEQKTFTDGRIVITGDKCFRKKQKRSDYLLKYRRGFTLAVIEAKSVYKTPGDGLQQAKEYAEILGLKFAYSTNGKGIIEHDFITGKDTDLEDFPTPDELWVRLSQSESILPEVTERLLTPCNTLPGKTLRYYQEIAINRAIKAVLQNKNRILLTLATGTGKTYIAFQIIWKLWHTRWNRTGEHRHPKVLYLADRNVLIDDPKDKTFAPFGDARWRIQGEPVKSREIYFSTYQAIAKDERRPGLYKQYPRSFFDLILVDECHRGSAKDESNWREILEYFEPAYQIGMTATPLREDNRDTYRYFGNPVYIYSLRQGIEDGFLAPYRVHRIVPNVDATGWRPTRGELDKYGREIPDGIYGTNEFERVVSLKARTEAVAKHLTGFLMKTDRFAKTIVFCVDQEHAEDMRKALNNGNLDIAQQHPDYVCRVVSEEGSVGRGYLDKFMEIETKTPVILTTSQLLTTGIDAPTCKNIVLFKVINSMVDFKQIIGRGTRVRDDYGKLYFTILDYTGSATRLFADPEFDGEPAMITEEEIDQNGNIIAETTEELPENGSTEETESTVHDPPMSDDSEGMPRKYYVHGGSVEIVADIVYELDSQGKRLDVIKYTDYTARELRSMYTSAADFYPKWSNADQRQQILSILKDKGITFEQLAEATKQYNADPFDLLCHVAYNAPLRTRRERAERVLKEKKDFFEKFGDEARHILNEVLDKYIDYGIEQLTDMNIFKIPPISRYGNLMEISGLFGGPTALRNSLEELQNLIYSN, from the coding sequence ATGATGACCGAAGCCGATACCTGCAGAAAATATGTCCTACCAAAGCTCTATACTGCTGGCTGGAACGATGATCAAATCAGCGAACAGAAAACTTTTACCGATGGCAGGATTGTCATTACTGGAGATAAATGCTTTCGAAAGAAACAGAAAAGGTCCGATTATTTACTCAAATACAGAAGGGGTTTTACCCTTGCTGTTATCGAGGCAAAGTCCGTATATAAAACACCCGGCGATGGATTACAGCAGGCAAAGGAATATGCAGAAATTCTTGGTTTGAAATTCGCATACTCCACAAATGGCAAAGGGATTATTGAGCATGATTTTATTACCGGTAAAGATACTGATCTAGAAGACTTCCCGACTCCAGACGAACTATGGGTAAGGCTTAGCCAATCCGAGAGTATACTACCTGAGGTTACTGAAAGGCTTCTTACACCATGCAATACCCTGCCCGGCAAAACCCTCCGGTACTATCAGGAAATTGCAATTAACCGTGCTATTAAGGCTGTTCTCCAAAACAAGAACCGGATTCTGCTGACTCTGGCAACGGGTACAGGAAAGACATACATAGCATTTCAAATCATCTGGAAACTGTGGCATACCCGGTGGAACAGAACTGGGGAACACAGACACCCAAAGGTACTCTACCTTGCAGATAGAAATGTTCTCATTGATGATCCGAAAGATAAGACCTTTGCTCCTTTTGGTGATGCAAGATGGAGGATTCAAGGCGAACCTGTCAAAAGCAGGGAGATATATTTTTCAACATATCAGGCAATTGCAAAAGATGAACGAAGACCGGGTCTTTATAAACAATATCCGAGAAGCTTTTTTGATCTCATTCTTGTTGATGAATGTCACAGAGGTAGCGCCAAAGATGAAAGCAATTGGCGTGAAATACTGGAATATTTTGAGCCAGCATATCAGATAGGTATGACAGCAACACCCCTCAGAGAGGATAACAGAGATACCTATCGGTATTTTGGAAATCCAGTTTATATTTACAGTCTGAGACAAGGTATTGAAGACGGTTTCCTGGCACCGTACCGCGTTCACCGTATTGTACCAAATGTTGACGCAACTGGCTGGCGTCCAACAAGAGGAGAGTTGGACAAATACGGTCGGGAAATTCCCGATGGTATCTATGGAACGAATGAATTTGAGCGAGTTGTTTCATTAAAAGCCCGTACCGAGGCAGTGGCAAAACATCTTACCGGCTTCTTAATGAAAACCGATAGATTTGCAAAGACTATTGTATTCTGTGTCGATCAGGAACATGCCGAAGATATGCGGAAGGCACTTAATAATGGTAATCTGGATATTGCACAACAGCATCCTGACTATGTTTGCAGGGTAGTTTCCGAAGAAGGCAGTGTAGGAAGGGGCTATCTTGATAAATTTATGGAGATCGAGACCAAAACACCCGTCATACTAACCACTTCACAACTTTTAACAACAGGAATTGATGCGCCAACCTGTAAAAATATCGTACTATTTAAGGTTATTAACTCTATGGTAGATTTTAAACAGATTATTGGCCGTGGGACGCGTGTTCGGGATGACTATGGCAAACTCTATTTTACGATACTCGATTATACAGGCAGTGCAACACGTTTATTTGCAGACCCGGAGTTTGATGGTGAGCCAGCTATGATTACAGAGGAAGAAATCGATCAAAATGGCAATATCATTGCAGAGACTACCGAAGAATTACCAGAAAATGGATCCACAGAAGAAACCGAATCTACTGTTCATGATCCACCGATGTCCGATGATTCAGAAGGAATGCCGAGGAAATACTATGTACATGGAGGCTCCGTTGAAATTGTGGCAGATATTGTCTATGAGCTTGATTCTCAGGGCAAAAGACTCGATGTTATTAAATATACCGATTACACGGCACGAGAGTTAAGGAGCATGTACACATCTGCTGCAGATTTTTATCCGAAGTGGAGCAATGCTGATCAACGCCAGCAAATACTATCTATCCTGAAGGATAAAGGAATCACCTTTGAACAATTAGCCGAGGCCACAAAACAATACAATGCAGACCCTTTTGACCTTTTATGCCACGTTGCATACAATGCCCCACTGCGTACTCGAAGAGAACGCGCAGAAAGGGTTCTCAAGGAGAAGAAGGATTTCTTTGAAAAATTTGGAGATGAAGCAAGACACATCTTAAACGAAGTCCTTGATAAGTACATAGATTACGGAATTGAACAGCTTACGGATATGAATATCTTTAAAATACCGCCTATATCACGGTATGGGAATCTTATGGAAATCTCCGGGCTGTTTGGTGGACCAACAGCGCTAAGAAATAGCCTTGAAGAATTGCAAAATCTCATATACTCAAATTAG
- a CDS encoding hypothetical phage protein has translation MADKSNIEWTDATWNPVIGCTKVSRGCEHCYAKRFSERFRGVKDHPYQQGFDLKLWPSRLNLPFEWKRSRYIFVNSMSDLFHESIPRDFISQIFDTMEKARWHTYHILTKRSSRMRDFINDRYRNSSVPSHIWLGVSVEERSVLSRVGHLQQTNSNVRFLSLEPLLEPLDKLDLKGIHWIIVGGESGPRFRPLKTEWVREIRDQCNEKGVAFFFKQWGGIRPKSGGNLLDGRIWNQYPNLTEVIISRFNIGYLK, from the coding sequence ATGGCCGATAAAAGCAATATAGAATGGACTGACGCAACTTGGAATCCTGTTATTGGATGTACTAAAGTAAGCAGGGGATGTGAGCATTGCTATGCAAAACGGTTCTCAGAGCGCTTCCGTGGAGTAAAGGATCATCCTTATCAGCAAGGGTTTGATTTAAAGCTATGGCCGAGTCGTTTAAATTTACCGTTTGAGTGGAAACGCTCTCGCTATATTTTTGTTAATTCCATGAGCGACCTCTTTCATGAGAGCATTCCCCGTGATTTTATCTCACAAATTTTTGACACTATGGAGAAAGCGCGATGGCATACTTATCATATCTTAACGAAGCGTAGCTCTAGAATGAGAGATTTTATAAATGATCGATATAGAAACTCGTCTGTACCTTCACATATCTGGCTCGGAGTATCTGTTGAAGAACGTTCTGTTTTATCACGAGTTGGACATTTACAACAGACTAATTCAAACGTTCGATTTCTTTCCTTAGAACCATTGTTAGAGCCTCTCGACAAACTCGATCTTAAAGGAATACACTGGATTATTGTAGGTGGAGAAAGCGGTCCAAGGTTTCGTCCCCTTAAGACGGAATGGGTTCGAGAGATTCGAGACCAATGTAATGAAAAAGGTGTCGCTTTCTTTTTCAAACAATGGGGTGGGATTCGACCGAAGTCTGGTGGAAATCTACTTGATGGTCGTATTTGGAATCAATATCCTAATCTGACCGAAGTTATTATATCTCGGTTTAATATCGGTTATCTTAAATAA
- a CDS encoding ABC transporter ATP-binding component → MALLSLQDVSMGFGRPLLLEQVNLQIERGERVCLLGRNGAGKSTLLKLINGDLLPDSGEVVRQKGMYTAYLSQEIPGELRGTVSDVVSDGLKVSDRYQSIQNRDQGWKKQHQVEKVISQMQLDGNTEFNTLSSGLKRRVLLARGLVCDPDILLLDEPTNHLDVDSIGWLEEFLLRYGGTILFVTHDRTFLKKLATRIIELDRGNLANWACDYETFLVRKQAVFDAEERQHAVFDKKLAQEEIWIRQGIKARRTRNEGRVRALEDMRRARQERRQVMGTVRMQAQEADRSGALVIKVEDATYSYNAKPIIRGFSAAIMRGDKIGIIGPNGSGKTTLLRLLLGELIPQQGNVRHGTRLNITYFDQLRAQLKEDASVFDNIGDGNDFITFNGKPRHVISYLQDFLFLPDRARIPVNALSGGERNRLLLARLFSRPSNVLVMDEPTNDLDLETLELLEELLLDYQGTLLLVSHDRTFLNNVVTSTLVFEGEGKVNEYIGGYDDWQRQSEGKKKNTLEKTSSKTESFRKQCERPRKLSFKEQRELETLPQRIEILETEQQQLYQVMGDPLFYQKGKDEIANIKARVSSLECELAEAYQRWETLEKF, encoded by the coding sequence ATGGCATTGTTAAGCTTACAGGATGTAAGTATGGGTTTTGGAAGGCCTTTATTACTTGAACAGGTGAATTTGCAGATAGAGCGGGGTGAGAGGGTGTGCCTTCTTGGTCGCAATGGCGCAGGCAAGTCTACTCTGCTAAAACTGATCAACGGAGATCTGCTGCCCGATTCAGGCGAGGTTGTCCGTCAAAAGGGGATGTATACCGCATATCTTTCTCAGGAAATTCCCGGAGAATTGCGCGGAACCGTGTCCGATGTTGTATCCGATGGGCTAAAGGTATCAGATCGTTATCAATCCATACAAAACAGAGATCAGGGATGGAAAAAGCAGCATCAGGTCGAAAAGGTAATCTCGCAGATGCAATTAGATGGTAATACTGAGTTCAATACCCTTTCCTCCGGCCTTAAACGCCGGGTGTTACTTGCCAGAGGATTGGTATGCGATCCTGATATTCTGTTACTCGATGAGCCGACGAACCATTTGGACGTTGATTCTATCGGCTGGCTGGAGGAGTTCCTTCTGCGTTATGGCGGAACGATACTCTTTGTTACCCACGACCGTACGTTTCTGAAGAAACTGGCTACCCGCATTATTGAACTTGACCGGGGAAATCTGGCAAACTGGGCGTGTGATTATGAGACCTTTCTGGTGCGCAAACAGGCAGTCTTTGACGCAGAAGAACGTCAGCATGCTGTTTTTGATAAGAAATTGGCACAGGAAGAGATATGGATCCGGCAAGGAATCAAGGCGCGGCGCACCAGAAATGAAGGGCGGGTACGGGCGCTGGAAGATATGCGCAGGGCCCGGCAGGAACGGAGGCAGGTCATGGGTACGGTGCGCATGCAGGCCCAGGAAGCTGATCGCTCCGGTGCACTCGTGATAAAGGTTGAAGACGCCACGTATAGCTATAATGCCAAACCGATTATCAGAGGTTTTTCTGCAGCAATTATGCGGGGCGATAAGATAGGGATAATTGGCCCCAATGGATCGGGGAAGACCACACTTTTGCGGCTTCTGCTGGGAGAATTGATTCCCCAACAGGGTAATGTGCGGCATGGCACTCGTCTCAACATTACCTATTTTGACCAGCTCCGCGCTCAATTGAAAGAGGATGCATCGGTATTTGATAATATAGGAGACGGGAACGACTTCATTACCTTTAACGGTAAACCACGGCACGTTATCAGTTATTTGCAGGATTTTCTGTTCCTTCCCGACCGTGCACGCATCCCTGTAAATGCCCTTTCAGGCGGAGAGCGCAATCGTCTCCTTCTGGCGCGGCTATTTTCCAGACCATCCAACGTCCTTGTGATGGATGAACCCACAAATGATCTGGACCTGGAGACCTTAGAGCTGTTGGAAGAATTACTTTTAGATTATCAGGGCACACTCCTCCTTGTCAGCCACGACCGAACCTTCCTCAATAATGTAGTAACCAGTACCCTTGTGTTTGAAGGAGAAGGAAAGGTGAATGAGTATATTGGCGGGTATGACGATTGGCAACGCCAGAGCGAAGGAAAAAAGAAAAATACCCTGGAGAAAACCTCATCGAAGACAGAATCTTTCCGCAAACAATGTGAACGACCCCGCAAGCTTAGTTTTAAAGAACAACGTGAACTTGAGACTTTACCGCAGCGTATTGAAATCCTGGAAACAGAGCAACAGCAATTGTATCAGGTTATGGGCGACCCCCTGTTTTATCAAAAAGGGAAAGACGAGATTGCAAATATCAAGGCCAGGGTATCATCCCTGGAATGCGAATTGGCTGAGGCTTATCAACGATGGGAGACTTTGGAAAAGTTTTAA